In the Onychostoma macrolepis isolate SWU-2019 chromosome 08, ASM1243209v1, whole genome shotgun sequence genome, TGCAATTTTTTAGAAAAGCCACAGCCAACTCCAAAATTATGGGCAGCCATGATTAGAAATAAGCTTGGCAAAATCCTGCTGGGACTGCTGTAGGCAACAAATGATGCATTCATGCTGCCCTCAGAAAATCGACCAGATGGAGGCATCTTTGTAGGATGTTATGCAAACACTGGACTCAAACATGCCTTGATGCCTTCCTACCTTTGTATTCTCCCTGAGAAGTCAACATTTTTCAGGTTTCTGACACAGTCAGTGTGGGCAGACCCTCCTTTGTCACTATTAAACATTTGTATGTCTAATACGTTACACATTTTCTAAATGGTCCGCTGAGAGGAAATTGTGTGAATTCATGCtggctttttgttttatacCAAAATTACTCAAACAACCCTCCTTCTCATTCTATGAATGACTCTGCAGCCAAGCTCTCTTTGTACTAAGACCACTAATCACTTGGAAACCATACAGTAGCAAGATCTTTTCAGATGTCTCCTTGCAAAGTCACAGGAAATCATTGTTGAGGCGGACTGTTCTAATGGGGGTAAACAAAGAGTTTGTATTTCAAGCTCTAGAAAAAGAGATTTAGAAAAGCGTGACGGAGAAGGAAATGACTGGCCCCTTCAGACACACTGTCACAGCACAATGGCTGTGAGCAATTAAAGGAACAGATCACCCAAACAATGGAAATACTTTGCAAACCTGTGTGATTTACTGATTTACTGCAATGGAACATAAAAGGTGACCACCACCCTTTTCAATATAATGAAAGAGAATGAGGAAGAGGGGCTGTTTAAAACTCCAAAttggcaaaaaacaaaaaccctcAATAAAACCACTGTAAAAGCAGTCCATAAGAACAAATTCAGTTAGATTTTTAGATGAAGCACTTAATCCAGTTCAAACAAATGGTCTTAATCAGAAATCTTATTACTTCAATAGATTTCTGGTGCTTTTGAGTCTTTTTGAAGTCTTGAAAACTCTATTCCCATTGTAAATGCTTAGAAAAGTTTGACTAGTATATGACTCAAAATTtcttatgttcaacagaagaagaaaaagtcaCACAAGGgcatgagggtgtgtaaatgatgacagaatgttcattttctgGTGCATTAGTCCTTTAAGAGTTCACACCCTCATATTTCATTTGGACTATATAGCTACTAACACTCTAAAGGGAGCCTAAAATGTCAATTGTATGCAAATCTGCTAACTGAAAGGGCAAAACTTTAATGGGGCAGATGGTCCACTGCTCTAAGCGCATAGTGATCTCTCCAAAGAAAGCACCATTGGAGACTAACATGTAGCACTTTAGTGAGATGTGAGCTGGGATTGAACTGCCTTTGTTTAAATTTGCCTCATTAAATCATTCAGGCCTCTAATGCCCAGTGCTGTGGTTCTTTAAGGCTACAATTCTCCACAGAGCTGCTACAGTAGCTTACATTCGATCAATACCAAGAGATATGTCCTCCATTAAATAATCTAATGATTGCTAGGAAAATGCCATCAGCCAGTGTTACATAACCCAACAAAAGAGAAGAGCCTCATCTTTGTAGTTAAATGCCATGGAAAATCTGTTTCACCACACTGAATAGGCGAGCCAGTGTTCTGATTGATAAGCTTTTGATCAAGGCCTTCCTGGCAGAATGAAAAATCTTCTGCCTACATTCAAATCTAGTCTGTATTCAAGCACGCTTCCCTTTGCTCTTCACCACGCGCAAAACTCAATCATGTAGCCCACTCATGAGAAATAAACACTTGCAGCAGCAAGCCTCCACAGCTGTAAAACAAGTTAAGCTGTCCTTTAATTGCCATAAACATATGCAAAATGCAGACATGAAACGGCTGAAAGTGTAGATTGAATTAGTCGGCTGCATTTGGGATGGCAGTGTAGAGATAGAGATAGACAGAGGCCAGCTGTTCATTTAGAAAATAATCGAAAAGAGTCAAAAAGTCAAATTATGTTATAATGTGGATGCGGCTCTTATGATTTTCAATAGAATTCAAAGACATAAACTGCTCGTCTCTATAAAAAATTGTTCCTGGTCATCCTGCATTGCAAAAACACatgtatttaatgcatttacttcCCTTTCTTACATTAGTCCCAGACAATTGAGCTAAGGCAAACCTAAAAATACACAATTGACGACTTCCCgattaaaacataatttctaGCTATGGGCTCAAGCTTATAGAGAGTTGAAAGGCGTGCATGaacaaaagaatgagaaaccgATAAAGGTTACAAATGGGGatgaggagagaaaaaaaaacaacaaaggaGGGTAAAGATAAGGGACTGCTGAGGAGAGAGAGGGGTAGGTAAGGGGGATACATGGatagaaaaagaaatgcaatgtCCTTCATTGCAAAGCAGAGCTGATAAGGCTTTAATTACAGTATTCCATTCCATGCTCACAGAGAGGCAATTAAACaggagaaagagacagagaatgagaaagaaagaaagaaagaaagaaagaaagaaagaaagaaagaaagaaagaaagaaagaaaggaggaATGCGAGGGCCATAGAGTCCATCCCAGCACGGAGGCGCATTTCCCTGCATGCTGCAATTTCCTGCCCAGCGCCTTCCCATGTAGCATCCACCACTGAGCCCAACACACAGCAGACACCATTATTAGGAAGCCATTGGCTGTCACTTCCCATTCTATATCTGCATGACTTCAAACCAGCACTGCCTAGTTTACCGTGCTCACTGCTTATTAACACAGGCACTATTTACTCACGGTGTCTTGGCTTCTTTTCATAAGTTTGATGAAAAACAGATCTGTTTTATATTAGGCTTCCTAAATCACCTTTAATAAATGGAAGATCGGGTTAGGTATTTGCTATTTGTTCTTAGTCGGTTCAGAAAGTGTAACCTAATATAgagttttataatattacacagATTCATTTTGCTGTAAATCTTTGTAAAAGCTATGTAGCATTCTAAAACTCTATTTGTAGGTGCATCCCAATTCTTGTACTTTTGTACTGTTCTATGCCATTGTGTGTCTtcaatttgaaaatgtaaaaaattcaatgcacataattaaccaaaaaaactaaatgtggaACACTGGATAGTAGCTTGAGTCACTATAAAATAAGTGCCTCAGCCGCACGTCTTaccatatttttgaaaaaaataaaaaataataattataataattaaacacGCAAGACTTCCATAGATTTGCATTTGAAAAGAGCAAAAACTGTTTGTTGATAAGCTGGATGGCGACAGTTTTGGATTTGGTTAATATATGAACAACAATTCATTTCTATATAAAGAGACTGCAAACTAATGAAGAATGCAAAGAAGGCCTACAGTGAATTGTGTCCTTAGCATTTCCAATGCTGTTGTCATTTCACTGCACTAGTTTTAGAATCGAGATCTAGCTCAGTGTGTTTACATATATAGCCTATGCATCCATGGAAACCCAATCTGCTTCACTGGCAGAGAGCAAGCCACTTTCAGATATCTCTCTGGGCAACCACCAGCCTGATTGCAGATCTCAAGACCGACCAATTTGCATATTCATAAAGCTTGAGTCCCAATTGGAGGGCTTTTAAAACATGCTGATTAGGCCCACTTCCAGACTTCTGCTAATCACAATTTGCGATGCCACGAGAATTGTGATTTCTTGTGACAAAATATGTGGTATGAGCTGCAGGATCTTGAATGCGGTTTAACAATGTTGTTTTCAAACAAATTAGCTCATATTTCTAGTCTATTAATTAGTGCATGTGCTGGACCCAAGAGGATAacagataaattaaaaattaggTTTTAATATCCACCATGGCCTTTTTACTCAAAGGCTCGAAAAACATCAATGCGATTATAGCAACAAAGAAAAATGGAACACTATTGAAAATCATAAACAGCATTTATCACATGCATCCTTAAAAATAATCGTTCTTTTATGATTCCATGAAGAACCGGTAACATCCACTGGATGTTTCTTTTGCACAAAAGTTTCTCAAGTAGAAAacggttctttagattattaaaagtTCTTcacattgagaaaaaaaaaaatattttaggaaGTGTTCcataaaaggttctttggggaacccaaaGTGGTTCTTTAATGGTTCTTCAATGGAACCTTTATTCTTAAAAGTGTACTCAGAAAGTACTTACAGTAGGTCTTCCTGGTTAGTTCCTCCACCACCTCAGGTTTGAGCTTGCTGTTTGATTTCCCCATGCTCTCCAGACCTCCTGCAGATAGTTTGCGTGGTCCAGCGTGAAACTGACCTGTACCAGAACTTACAAGCTCGTTCTCTTAAGGCAGAATCTCAGAGACCCAAATGCACCAACAAACTGAGAAACAGATCAGTACTGCCAACAAATCCTAGTAAATCCATTCATCCATTGTGAATTCCACTCTCCTTTTTGGCTTTCTGGACTGCTGTAAAATCTTAAGTCACTATTTGGATCCTTCTTACCCAGCAGGTCTCTCAGAAATTCATCCTCAATTACAGCCGCCTCAGACGAGTTCTTCTGAACTGTTGCTCCTCAAATAAAAGCCCATTCGTTTGGCCGTCTGCTCGAGTACAAGTCTCAGATGCTAACCGCGTTCTGTCAGATGCTTGAGTGCGAGGTGCGAGGCTTTGAAATGTATCAAAGTGCCAATGGTTAGAGGAGACACTCGCACGCTGTGTTCTGCGTgctctctctcgctcacacTTGAGCGCCAATTCTCTCCGGCTCTCCACCCACCCTCCctcttctcttcttctttttacTCCCTCCCTACGTCTGTCTTGTTAGCACTGAGTGACTCTTAAAGGAGATGCCTTGCTCTAGTTGTCTTGGCAGCTGAGATGAGAGGGTTTGGTAGAATTAAAAGAGAAGAATAAATTTAGTCTAGGTTGATTTTAGCGTTTCACGCTCTGGTAGATGTTGTTCTGGTAGAAGTCGTTCTAGTAGAAGATGATCTGGTAGATGACGACAGGatctacaaaaatattgagccTTGGCAGTGATTATGGATGTATTATTGGGTGTAAATTTTGTCAAAGTGACAAAAAGGATAGATCAAAATCCAGTGGTGAACAAGGCTGCTCAGATTCGCCACAGCTGAGCCCATCAGACAAAAAGTGAAAGCCGTAGATAACCAATTTTTCGGTGTCGCAGTCTGCTAATGGCACTCTTTGTGACACAAGACATTCACCTTCTCCTAGTAACCACTGTTTGCTTATCTCCAGGCCTGTTCTTCCTCACACCTTCTGTAGTTCAAAGCAGCAACTCCTGTTCGCCAAGGTCTGGTTGTCCGGAGAAACCTCTAAACACTGCGGGCACAAACAGCAACAAGGTCAGACTGCATTGGAAGATAACAGTGTCATGAGTCCAGCAATCTTGATTGAGCCACTGAGAGATGAGGGGAAAATCGCTGACCACACACTCTCCATGCAGAAAGCTCTCGCACTTGACTTTCATGAGAACGATTTTCTCCCTGAGCCTGTGTAAGGATGGCACAATGCACTGTTCCTCTGCCAGCACTGCAAGTGCATCGATATCCTGAACTGAGGTCAAACTGCATTTGTCAAATTATGTTAGAAGCAGTCTGAAGGATTCTATATTTAGTTAAGGGTTGTAGAGTTCAGTTCTActgatttatttcaaacaataaaatgtttcttgttaTGGGAGCTCAggcaatgaataaataagcagaaaatcaaaaacattaaagctataaaataaaaaaagggggTATGGTTAGCAAGTATCTTCCTCTGATCTTGTTATCAGTAACACTCTGGGGAAATGTTTCGAATCAAGGCATAGAACACAAAAATAGCTCATATAAAATCATCTTATACAGGCCATTCAAAACAAGCTTTGAGatcaaatattacattatagtCGCAATGCAACACTGAGGACCAAAGCTAATAACCCCCTTACATCTGCTGCACTCATATTCAATGCTATACGGTGTGCGTTAAATGCCTGCACAAGCCATAAAATGCTGGAACAATCTTAGCTAGGTGAAAAGATGCATCTTCACCTTATTaactgacaaaaataaataataaatagctATACTGCTTTATGAAGGGAATACTGTGTGTCTTCTGCGAGATGTGGTAAAATGGAACTTGCTctcttattttagtattatttgttTTGGTAGTGGTAATTTAAATCAAAATGGGGTTTTCAATTACTGttggttacacacacacacacacacacacataaatcatATTACAATGTTACAGTAATACTACAATGCACTGAGTAATACAGGCATAATTGCAGTGTTCAAATGCCAATTctgcaacaacaaaaatatgcaTACATTGTTTGAAGGACATATTCATTTATAGTAACAATAGCTGTAGTAACTATGGTATTTTTGAGGAAACCAAGGTTGCCATAGTAATTTTGTTAGAAGGGGCGCTCTGAAGTCTGAGATTTGACTGAACAGCAGCTCGAAGTCTAACGTTACTGATGAAACGACATATGTTTACACGATTACGGTCCTTAAAACGTAAACAGCCTAAAGGGACACGTTTCGACAGGTGCTCATCGACCGCTATCACAGCAACCCGCTACGAGCGTAGAACACAGGACGTTATCTCTAAAACATAACTGGACTGAATAAACCCCATACCTCTTATTCACAAACATCTTTCACTGAAACTTTTCAGCTGTGAAACTTAATAGACGACTCATCCATAGGAACTCTTCTAGCACGGAGAATAAGGGCATCTTGCCATCAAGCTACGTGTCACACAAACCCTTCTCCAGTGTTTAACTGTAAAACGCaatgtttttttgaatgaaagtcAACGTCATGTGACACTTACCGAGCTGCAGACTACCTAGCGTTAGGACTGTCTGTTCTTCACAGATCAGGATGTGTCTAGCTTCCTCCTGCTCTGTCTCTGAGTGTCTGTAACCTTCATTCAGACGGGACTGTTCTCGCAGACTCTCCAGCGGCTGGACAAACTAAACTCACCGCTCTCCATTAACCCCTGAGCTTCTCTTGGGTAGAGAGCTTACGTTGTTAATACGTACTTCACTTCTACAATGGGGATTTTTAAAggatatttataataataataataattagaaataataatgatatttattattattatatatatgtatacagaatgtaggatatatatatatatatatatatatatatatgtgtgtgtgtgtgtgtgtgtgtgtgtgtgtgtgtgtatactgtatgtatgtgtatatatatatatatatatgtgtgtgtgtgtgtgtgtgtgtatcctaCATtctgtatacatgtatataataataataattattattattattatttattattataaatatccttataatatatatatatgggttgTTGACATTGTTGACGGGCTATATACACATATTATTGTTGACAGGTTACatacatatgtacatatatgtgcgtgtatgtatatgtatatatacacacacacacacacactcatgtgtGCACATGGATATAGCTGCTCACATCTTGCTGAGaaccatctgtctgtctgtaacctggataaaaaagaagaagaagaagaaaaaaaaagagagagagaccaaCATAACCTACATATCCAGGAAATCAGGTTAAGCTGCTATTTAATACAGAACAAAAAATGTCTCACTTGTAACTCATCCTGTGCCTTACTTATTAGACATGTCACAATATAATATAGGACTGGCACTACCTGTATTTACAGTACATCAAGCTACTGTTGTTATTTGCTTCTGCAACCTTGCATATGTTTAATGCATAGTTTGATGTGTAGTGTTCAGTCTTGCATAGGCTAAATCCACTAAAAGTCTGCGCAAGACactattgtgaataaatatgTCAATATAAGCATAAATTACACTGCTATTTCTCACTATTTACCATGTAAAGCAAATGAATGTGTAGCTAATTAAACCTACTCTTATGTgaaaaggagagagagggaaaatATTGACTTTAAGTACCTTTTAGTATTCATAGTATTCTATAATGTCTTAAATTATCccataataatttatttcttgcCAGCTTAAAACACACAAGCTACAAGATTTGTTGCCACATAAACCTAAGCTTTTTcctttgaggttttttttttttaaattcctcaatatgactaaaactaataTTTTTCACTGATTGAAAAATGAGCcagaaaataaaagcaaattaatTCTTGTCCAAAAAGTGCAATTTATTATGGCTTTAATTCTTAGCAACATGATTATGATTGTAAAGTAGCAGCAGATGGAGTGTTGTACCTGAACATGGATTGACTAAAGCTATTTCATAACACTCAAAATCTTGAAAATGAATGGTACCTTTTGGCTCCATGTTTAGAGGAAAATCATTTAGTCTAGTACTACTGACTAAAGGGGGTTGCAGACAGCCTGTGGAGTTACAACTGCCAAGCaatgtgtactgtatgtttggCACACTCGCGGTTGATTCCAGCCCCTTTACCATCTGTTATTGGCTATATCAAGCTCACAGTTTCACATGAACCAAAAGCATTAATTAGCAGTGCAGTTATATTTACAAATGCACCCTCGTTTCAGCCTTTGATTGCTATTCAAGTTTGCCATCGCCACTGCGCTTGTTGTTTTATACAGATTCCACTGCATAACTtgcattatactgtatatgaggGTTATGCAAACCAATACACTTCAATGGAAGAATGGGAATAATATTTGTGTATACCTGTACTGTATTTACCATAGTTCAACCGTTTCAGGGAATGGGCTACCAAGGTTTCATCTTATTTTCCACTTCTGCTGCCCTCTGATGTAAATAAAACATCCTGCTCTTAATTCCCATGATGCTAGCTGTTAAAAGCAACATTTGGCCTTTGGAAGAATCTGGGTTAATGCATTCTCAGTCAGGCAATGGAAGGAAAATAGAGGGGAGGAGAAGGAACATCaaaagcagttataaatgtttACACCCAAAAGTATCAGGTCAAATgatgaaatgcattttacaattaTACTACCTGCTATTTAAAGTGGATTGACATTTTGTGAATGTTTGGTGAAAATGTATTCCATGATTAATGGAAAAATATGAAAGATGTTACAAAAAAGCAGGCATGGCagagaattaaatgttattCTTAATGTTggcctgttaaaaaaaaaaaaaaagacttctcAGATAACATAAAAACACTATGCAAAAAGCATGTGAGTGGATTTATAACTGGACAGGAAAAAAGCTTTGTAAACATAAACATTACTTGAAGTCGTTGAACTTATAGGACATGAACAGATATGGCCACTTCTCTAACTGGGTTGCGTATCAACAGCACCACCTAAAGGTTTTACATGAAACTTTGTTTAAGATTGTTATGGGGTTGTACGTGTTTATTCTATTAAACGTACGCGTAGTTGACATGAAATACAAGGGACAAGTAATGTCCTGTGGTGACATACTATACACCTACGCCATTTTTATATAGGTCTTCAAATTTATAAGCTATAGGTCTTTCtttatatttagcttttatACAGAAACTTTGTACCTTGAAAATGATTAGTAAgagcaaaatattaaaaatggtgAGAAACTGACCCTAAAATAtacactttcacaaaaaaataaacaaataaaatacatacaaattttAACCTGAAAGCATGATgattaaaaagtgttaaaattaCAGcaccaattttttttcttctaaactCCTCATTTGCGGTCTAAACTCTTATTTTGAAACGCAAGCGCTGGATATAACCGGACATGATCCCAACTACTgtgaattgtttcattttgtggTTTCCTCTTTAATGTTTAAGTCGTAATTATTTACTGATCAATTGTTTTGAAAAGCGACAAAATGAGAAAGATGAGGAAGATGCCAAGGAAGATTATCACGTTttgagaaataaatgtaaaacgcAGGTAATCAGACTgcagttgcatttttttaaattattattattcataatatattAGTTCTTCCTCCTAATTCTGTTTAAAATTAACTTTCTAAAATGTCCTACTTCTTATATACACCCGGGAAGTATTTCAGTTTTGAGGATATCCACATAAAGACCAGTATAGTGAAGCGGCTGTAATCTAACATTACACAGAAAAGAAGGGCGACACAGCATTTGAACACTggattttacaaaaattaatcaatgggttatttaaccatgtattactATGTTTTTGGAAGGCTTTTAtctttcaaacacattcaaATGCACAAATTGAagttatttcttatttacataAGTAATGCaaggattaaaaaataaataaattaatgcataatgcattaattatataataatgcaataatgcaCATTAATACATATAGTACACAAAATGGAtcttaatataatgtaattctATTTATAAATGACTTCTAAAAACACTCCCAAAACAGTGCACAAACCTACTTCGTTAATTATTCAAATACAACAGCCAATGGCAAGTCTGGCAGCAGCAGACCTtttcaatatttacattttttgcggTAGAAGTagttttgtcttgtttgttttgagcttgttaaatgtttttctattcGTTCTATTGCTGTTAATCTTAATAATTAGTGCTATGTTTTAAATTTGTTGTTCCATACTGTAAACTGAATGTTTAAATAAAGCATAACAAAGAAATGCATCTATTTATGAGTGCTGGTTACATGGATACCTGATTTCACATGCACTTGTCTCTTCTGGACCATTTCacagtgtcagaagatttgggGGGGGGACATGAGCTCTGATGAAGATGTGGCAGCTGCATCAAGACATACTCATTTCATAGGCAAGAAAGAGAATATAATTCAAGCCAGACGAGTGGTGAAGTCAGTTGGTGAAAGAGATGTTTTGGTGATTTACCACCAGGGGGACTTCTATGCTATTGATGTGCGCTGCTATCGTAAGTTAAAAACCCGGttggcttaaagggatagttcacccaaaaattaaaatgttgtcattatttactcaccctcatatcattGTAATTACATGTAATGTTCTTTCCcttaacatacacacacataatgtaTTGTTTAGGCATGGATAATTATTTTTGCCTGCTCAAAATTTTACAGATTGAAGGCCATGTACATCCTTCAGTCCTCATTAGTATGTtcataaaatgttcataaaatATATCTGTTCACATATATTAAACGATATGTTTAAATAAcagtgttgtgtttttttatgctttaattTTGTTGAAGACTCTGGAGGTCCACTTCAGGAAGGAGATATAGAGGTGGGTTGTTCCGAATACTTTCATTAGGCAGtttcttttcttatttatattgaatgcCACAAATTTGCCTTAACTTTCAATTTTGTCTTTTGCCAATGAAGGACTTTGATGGACGGACATGCATAGTGTGCCCGTGGCATAAGTATAAAATTACATTAGCTGAGGGTGAGGGTCTCTATCAGGCTGTGGACCCTTCTGTGAAGCCCCTGAAACCAAGCTGGTGCTCTAAAGGCATTAAACAAAGAGTCCACACAGTGACAGTGTCTAATGAAGATGTGTTCCTCACCTTAAATGACTCTCCAGGACCCATTGACTCTGACTACTATCAGACTGAGAAATATAGAAACACCTTCCTGAAAGAAGGGCCGAAGAAAACAAAGTGAAAACaatttttgtacaaaattaaagcatttaaaagcaaacttcctgattaaacattaaagcacactagtctGATAAACTGCTAATTTTCATAATTCTTTATctcatattgtgaaaattattcataaaaaatgcttttttcactcaaaaaattagGTGCCTACTTTCAGATAAATGAGGCTTATGATTAATCAGATgtaaatagaaacacaaaaccagtcctaaatgaaagaaaacaagctgacaaaaagaaagaatccaatatttggtgataatatagcataatgagagatttataagcaattgtttggagtacggtcatttttgaccaggaacaccacaagtgtgactaggtgaaataaaacccacaaaaaatgatgaaaattgtaaaaaaaaaataaaaaaaaaagaatgagaaGTACTTATACCCTGTGCGaacaaagtcagtaagtttgaATCCAATGCGTTGACGTTAACTAGTATTTTAGGGAAAAGGAAAATCTTCTACGGGTCAATTTGACCTGAACACAACCAGAGGGTTAATCACTAAATCAGACCACTAACATGCTTTTCACATGCAATCCTGTATCCAATCCCATGGATTTTCGCACTTTTATTACTCAGATATGCAGATTTAGTGACAAGTGCACagacagcaaaaaataaataaataataataataaattaaagcaatggtGGAATAGGCACCTAAAAACAAGCTTATGTAACTTTCCAGTACTATCCAGTTATGTTTTTAGTTATCTTAGGATGTTCTAAACTACTTCTAGTTTATAACAAGTTGGGCACATTCATACTTGTGTTACATtgttaatgaaaattattataaatgtagcTCATATCTGTATACAGTCATAGGAAAT is a window encoding:
- the LOC131545841 gene encoding Rieske domain-containing protein, with the protein product MSSDEDVAAASRHTHFIGKKENIIQARRVVKSVGERDVLVIYHQGDFYAIDVRCYHSGGPLQEGDIEDFDGRTCIVCPWHKYKITLAEGEGLYQAVDPSVKPLKPSWCSKGIKQRVHTVTVSNEDVFLTLNDSPGPIDSDYYQTEKYRNTFLKEGPKKTK